One region of Cheilinus undulatus linkage group 4, ASM1832078v1, whole genome shotgun sequence genomic DNA includes:
- the LOC121508137 gene encoding histone H1-like, with translation MAEEAPAAPAPAKAAKKKASKPKKSGPSVGELIVKAVAASKERGGVSLAALKKALAAGGYDVDKNKARVKVAVKALVAKGTLVHTKGTGASGSFKMSKKAAEKKAKKPAKKAPAKAKKPAAKKPAAAKKPKKAAAKKPAAAAKKSPKKATKPKAAAKKAAKSPKKATKSPKKAAPKKAPKAKKAPAKKAAKPKAKKAAPKKK, from the coding sequence ATGGCAGAAGAAGCTCCAGCAGCTCCAGCTCCGGCCAAAGCGGCCAAGAAGAAGGCCTCCAAGCCCAAGAAGAGCGGACCCAGCGTGGGCGAGCTCATCGTCAAAGCTGTAGCCGCGTCCAAGGAGCGTGGTGGAGTGTCTCTGGCTGCTCTGAAGAAAGCTCTCGCTGCCGGTGGGTACGATGTGGACAAGAACAAGGCCCGCGTGAAGGTGGCCGTAAAAGCTTTGGTGGCCAAGGGGACCCTGGTCCACACCAAGGGGACTGGGGCCTCAGGTTCCTTCAAGATGAGCAAGAAGGCAGCGGAGAAGAAGGCCAAGAAGCCGGCAAAGAAAGCCCCCGCTAAAGCCAAGAAGCCCGCAGCAAAGAAACCCGCAGCAGCCAAGAAGCCCAAGAAAGCAGCAGCTAAGAAGCCAGCAGCTGCTGCTAAGAAGTCTCCCAAGAAGGCCACCAAACCTAAAGCAGCGGCCAAGAAAGCAGCCAAGAGCCCCAAGAAGGCCACCAAGAGCCCCAAGAAGGCAGCACCCAAGAAGGCCCCCAAAGCCAAGAAAGCTCCAGCAAAGAAGGCTGCAAAGCCCAAAGCCAAGAAGGCAGCACCCAAGAAGAAGTGa
- the LOC121508714 gene encoding histone H1-like, producing the protein MAEEAPAAPAAAPAKAAKKKSSKPKKSGPSVGELILKTVAASKERSGVSLAALKKALAAGGYDVDKNKARVKTAVKSLVAKGTLTQVKGAGASGSFKMSKKAAEKKAKKPAKKAPAKAKKPATKKPAAAKKPKKAAAKKPAAAAKKSPKKATKPKAAAKKAAKSPKKATKSPKKAAPKKAPKAKKAPAKKAAKPKAKKAAPKKK; encoded by the coding sequence ATGGCAGAAGAAGCTCCAGCAGCTCCAGCCGCCGCTCCGGCTAAAGCGGCCAAGAAGAAGAGCTCCAAGCCCAAGAAGAGCGGACCCAGCGTGGGCGAGCTCATCCTCAAAACTGTGGCCGCGTCCAAGGAGCGGAGCGGGGTGTCCCTGGCTGCTCTCAAGAAGGCTCTCGCTGCAGGAGGCTACGATGTGGACAAGAACAAGGCCCGCGTCAAGACCGCCGTCAAGAGCCTGGTGGCCAAGGGGACCCTCACTCAGGTCAAGGGAGCCGGGGCCTCTGGCTCCTTCAAGATGAGCAAGAAGGCAGCGGAGAAGAAGGCCAAGAAGCCGGCAAAGAAAGCCCCCGCTAAAGCCAAGAAGCCCGCAACAAAGAAACCCGCAGCAGCCAAGAAGCCCAAGAAAGCAGCAGCTAAGAAGCCAGCAGCTGCTGCTAAGAAGTCTCCCAAGAAGGCCACCAAACCTAAAGCAGCGGCCAAGAAAGCAGCCAAGAGCCCCAAGAAGGCCACCAAGAGCCCCAAGAAGGCAGCACCCAAGAAGGCCCCCAAAGCCAAGAAAGCTCCAGCAAAGAAGGCCGCAAAGCCCAAAGCCAAGAAGGCAGCACCCAAGAAGAAGTGA
- the LOC121508138 gene encoding histone H2A — protein sequence MSGRGKTGGKARAKAKTRSSRAGLQFPVGRVHRLLRKGNYAERVGAGAPVYLAAVLEYLTAEILELAGNAARDNKKTRIIPRHLQLAVRNDEELNKLLGGVTIAQGGVLPNIQAVLLPKKTEKAAKK from the coding sequence ATGAGTGGTAGAGGAAAGACCGGTGGAAAGGCCAGAGCCAAGGCTAAAACTCGCTCCTCCCGTGCTGGACTCCAGTTCCCCGTGGGTCGTGTCCACAGATTGCTCCGCAAAGGAAACTACGCCGAGCGCGTCGGAGCCGGAGCCCCCGTCTACCTGGCGGCTGTGCTGGAGTATCTGACCGCTGAGATCCTGGAGCTGGCTGGAAACGCTGCCCGCGACAACAAGAAGACCAGGATCATCCCCCGCCACCTGCAGCTGGCTGTCCGCAACGACGAGGAGCTCAACAAGCTGCTGGGAGGAGTCACCATCGCTCAGGGTGGTGTGCTGCCCAACATCCAGGCTGTTCTGCTGCCCAAGAAGACCGAGAAGGCCGCCAAGAAGTAA
- the LOC121508139 gene encoding histone H2B type 1-O-like — translation MPDTVKAPKKGSKKAVSKATKSGKKRRTKRKESYAIYVYKVLKQVHPDTGISSKAMGIMNSFVSDIFERIAGEASRLAHYNKRSTITSREIQTAVRLLLPGELAKHAVSEGTKAVTKYTSSK, via the coding sequence ATGCCTGATACCGTGAAAGCACCCAAAAAGGGCTCGAAGAAAGCCGTCTCGAAGGCCACCAAGAGCGGTAAGAAGAGGAGGACTAAGAGGAAGGAGAGCTACGCCATCTATGTGTACAAGGTGTTGAAGCAGGTGCACCCTGACACCGGCATCTCCTCCAAGGCTATGGGCATCATGAACTCGTTTGTCAGCGACATCTTCGAGCGCATCGCTGGGGAGGCCTCCCGTCTGGCTCACTACAACAAGCGCTCCACCATCACCTCCAGGGAGATCCAGACCGCCGTCCGCCTGCTGCTGCCCGGAGAGCTGGCCAAGCACGCCGTGTCTGAGGGCACCAAGGCTGTCACCAAGTACACAAGCTCCAAGTAA